In Runella sp. SP2, the genomic window GATCGTCGCGTACGGTACGGTCACCGTGAAGTTCGATAAACTCCTCACACATTAGTTCGATATAATCGAGGGTATAAGGGCGGTCAGGGTGGCGAGAAAGCTGTACCCGTTGCCATCTAGTGAGGTTTTGAGCCGTATCTTTCCGTAATTGTATAATGCTGTCTTCGAGTCTAATAACAGCTTCCGAAACGTCAACTTGTGTTGTATCGGCGAGTTTTTTTAACTCGGCAAGCTTGGATTCTAGCTCTGCCACAGGTTTTTCAAAATCTAAATAAGTTGGCATAAAGTTGGTTGCTTACAATTCAAAAGTTTGTCCCTTTGTAGGGATCTCGATATTTTCGTAACCGACTGATTGTAAAGTGTTTTTAAAGTGGTCCATACTTGGCTTTTCCCCGTGGACAAGGAAGATTTTTTTTAACTCGGCAGGTGCCTGTTGCTGAACAAACGTCAGAAGGTCTTCTTTGTCTCCGTGGCCGCTAAATACGTCAATTTTTTCGATATTGGCCAATACTTGCTCGTCTTTCCCTCGAATGCGTAGTGTCGTTTGGCCATTGAGAAGCCTCCATCCGAGTGTTCCTTCGGCACAATAACCAATGAGTAAAATGGTACAGTAAGGGTTGCTAATGTTCTGAGCCACATGGTATTCGACGCGTCCACCCTGCACCATTCCAGAGGAAGAAATGATGATACAAGGCTCTACATGGTTTGAAATAGCACGGCTGGCGTCTGTACTTTCGAGGTAGATTAAATTTTCAAAGTCAAACAAGGATTCATTCTCTTCATTAAACTCACGGGCCTCGCGGTTTAGCATCCGAACGTTCCGCTGATAGACCCGCGAGCTTTCAAAAGCAAGTGGACTGTCGGCAAAAACCTTAATGGGAGGAAGTTGCTGATTATTATATAATTTATTCAAAGTATATAATAATGCTTGGGTTCGGCCCACGCTAAAAGACGGAATAATAAGCCGCCCTGGAATGTCAACGCAGGTACGTTTGATAACATCTGCCAAAGCCAAATCAGGCGAAATTCCTTTTTCATGCAAACGATTTCCGTAAGTTGTTTCACATACCAAGAAATCAACTGGGGGCAAAGTGGCGGGGTCAATAAGTAGTGGATAGCCTTTACGGCCCACATCACCCGAAAATCCAATGGTTTTTTTCTGCCCGTTTTCCCAAACTTCAACTACGATATGTGCTGCACCTAATAAATGCCCCGCAGGGATAAAAGTAATGATGACATTGTCGGATACCCTAAAACGGCGATTGAATGCAAGTGGAACAAAGTTTTCGAGTGCTTGACGTACTTGTTTTTCGAGGTATAAATCTTTAGGAAGCTCTTTTTTTTTGCCTTTTTTTCGTTTACGTTGCGAATCCGCACTGTTCAATTCATTGATTCGCTTCTGATTCAGCATTGCTGCATCTTTGAGCAATATACTGGTTAGAGCAAAAGTAGAATCAGTACATAGTACTTGTCCTTCGTATCCATCTCGATACAAGTTTGGGATATTTCCAGAGTGATCAATATGGGCGTGAGTCAGTAATACTACGTTAATTGACGGAGCTTCAAAAGGGAAAAGTGCATTTGGAAATGGGGATGGGGTATCGTTGAGCGCGCGTCTTCGGTCGCCGCTTTCAAAATCAGAACCACAGTCAATCAAAATACGGTAATCGTTTTCCAATTCTAGGAGGTACATGCTACCAGTAACCTGTTGTGAAGCCCCCCAAAAAGTTAATTTCATATGAAGTCAGTTATTCCTCTTATGTACTCAATGCGGAACAAGAGGATAGTTCGTTACGTTTCCTTCAACGGTTTAAACACAATAGTGTGAATAAGCGATTGAAGAAGGGTTTCTGCAAAAGTATCAAAAACAGCTTAAAAAAACATTATTCTGCTAACGGAATAGGGCGGGCGATTCGTTCCTCTAAGGAGATAAATGTTTCGGTTCGTTGAATACCACCTACTTTTTGAATTTTATCGTGAAGAACTTGCCGCAGATGTTCAGTATCACGACAAACGATTTTAGCAAAAATGCTGTAAATACCCGTAGTGTAATGAATGTTAACTACTTCTGGAATACGTTCTAGCTCAATGGCTACTTCTTCATAGAGCGAGCTTTTATCTAAATATATACCTAAAAAAGCGCTAATATCCCAGCCTAATTTAGTTTGATCAACCAATAATTGTGCCCCTTTTACAATTCCAAGCTGTTCAAGTTTTTTCATTCGCACATGAACTGTCCCTCCTGAAACATGAACCCGTTTGCCAATTTCGGTGTAAGCTAGGTGTGCATCTTCTAAAAGAAGCGCTAAAATTTTTAAGTCAGTTGCGTCAATTTTATCAATTTCTAAATTTCGTTCCATGATGAAGTGGTAAAATTAGATTTCATTCAACAAAAGTGCTGTTTTGTTGAATGAAATCAAAATTTTTAAAAATATTTATGGAAAATTTGCAACAAAAAATAATATCCATTAGTTTTGCATTGTCAATTAATCAAAAAAGCACTTGGCAACAAGTAAATTAGTTGACTTTAGTTCTTTATACTGTAGGATGATGAAACTTGGCAGCCATGCCCTCCTGTCTCGGGGGTGGTGAGTTCAGGATAAACACGATATAATGCCGGCACTCTAGTCGACTGGGGTAGACCACCAAACTTTGTATCGCGGCTAACTGCACCGTGGGCGGTTCGAATCCCCCTCCTACAGCATTCATGTGAATGGTAAAACAATTACCATCACAACCCTAAGGATAGCTTGTTTAAATGATTCATTTCAACAAGTTATCCTTTTAAAATATAAAATGAAGTGTCCAATTGACACTTATTTAAAAGAAAAACTATTTGGTTTTTAGTTTGTTGATGAAGTGTAATTGCGACACGCAGGCTCAGCTTTGAGGCCTGTGTGTTTTTTTTGTGCCTATACCTAGTTATTCTCAAAAGAATGGTTTATTTGCCAACTTTTCGATTTTTAACTTGACATATGTTACTTCTCACTGTTTTTACTTCTGACGCCGTCGTTCTTGGCTTACTTTTTATCATTTTGGCAGGTGTTTTTTATACGGCTAATTTAAAACACCCACTTTGGACAAAGTTTTACGCAATTTTTCCTCCCTTACTTCTTTGTTATTTTATCCCAGGAGTTTTAAACTCTTTTAAAATCATTTCAGGAGAGGAGTCCAAACTCTATTCAGTGGTTTCCCAATATTTTTTACCAGCGTGTTTGGTTTATTTTACGCTTGGGATGGACTTTAAAGCGGTAGTACGTTTAGGGCCGAAAGCACTTCTTGTGTTTTTGGCAGGAACGTTGGGGGTGATGCTTGGTGGTCCAATAGCAGTAGCGATTGTTAAAACGTTTGCTCCTGAGGTGGTTGGCGGCTCAGGCTCTGATGCTGTTTGGAGGGGGCTATCTACCATTGCGGGAAGTTGGATTGGGGGAGGGGCAAATCAAACTGCGTTAAAAGAAGTTTTTCAACCAAGTGATCGTCTTTTTTCGCAAGTGATTGCAGTAGATGTCATTGTGGCGGAAATTTGGATGGCGGTACTAATTTACGGTGCAGGAAAAGCTGCTAAAATTGATTATTATTTTAAAGCAGATGCTACTGCTATTGATGAATTAAAAACAAAGCTTGAACTAGAACACAAAATATCTCAGAGAATTCCAACACTAAATGATTTGATGATGATTGCCGCGGTTGGTTTTGGCGCTACGGCCTTTGCTCATTTTGTGGCAGACTTGGTTGCTCCTTGTCTCAAACTTAATTATCCTTCTCTTGAAAGGTTTAGCTTAACTTCGTCGTTTTTCTGGGTTGTTTCGGTCGTTACATTTTTGGGTATTTTACTCTCTTTTACCCGATTGCGCCAACTTGAATTTGCGGGAGCTTCAAAAATTGGTAGTTTATTCCTCTATGTACTTGTGGCAACCATTGGGATGAAAATGGATATTTTTGCCGTGGCCGAAAACCCTGGATTATTTCTCGTAGGGATTCTATGGATGACCATACATGTAATGGTTACCTTGTTGGTTGCTAAATGGTTAAGAGCACCTTTTTTCTTTACAGCAGTGGGTTCGCAAGCCAATGTAGGAGGTGCTGCTTCGGCACCAGTTGTTGCCGCGGCTTTCCATCCTTCGCTGGCATCTGTCGGTGTGTTACTGGCAATATTGGGGTATGCGCTAGGAACGTATGGGGGGTATTTGACTGGATTGATGATGCAATGGGTAGCAGAATAAATTAGCGTTCGAGCAAAATAGCCCCTCTGAACTCGGAAATTGACTCACTATTTTGAATCTTGTATTGTAAAAGGTAAACATAGGAGCCATTGGGAGCAGCAGCATCTTTAAATGTCCCGTCCCATTGGGGATCTTTACTTTGTTCAAAATAGACAGGATGTCCCCAGCGGTTATAAACTGTAAGGCTAACGATTTCACCCCCCACCATGATGGCTTTGAAAGAATCATTGACGCCGTCAGCGTTTGGAGTAAAGATATCTGGAACATAGAATCGGGGGTTACATGGCCCTGAAACGGTAATGGTTCGAAGTAGAGAACAGCCAAATTGATTGGTTACTTTCACTCGATAAATACCGTCGGGTTGTGCTTGTATCGACCTCGTTGTCTCTCCTGAATCCCATAAATAGGTTAAATCACTATCGTCGTTTTCAGCGGCGAAAAGCGGTTTTTCATTACATGTAGTTACTTCTCTAGCGATATTAGGTAATGGATGGTTCCTCACAATGATAGTGTCGCGGCCAGCACAAGGCCCTTGTGTCGCTGTTAAAATATATTGACCACTTTGTGATACTCTTGTTTCGATACCTGTGCTTCCGTTCGACCAACTGTAGTTGATGCTCCCACCCGAAGCATTTACGTTGGGACGTAAGGTGACAGCCTCACCTTCACAAGTAATTTTGTCAAGCCCTAAATCAACTTGTGGAGTTGGCAATACGGTAATGGTTTTGCTTGTAACACATCCGCCACCCAGCGTACTTACCTTTACAGTGTATGTTCCAGGTTGGAAAATAGTTACTTGAGGGTTGGTGGTATTGGAAGATGCCCAAAAATACGAATAAGTATTAGTTCCTAGTGCTCCTGCATCCAAAACCATTGAAGGAGATGAAAAACAAAGGGTTTCATTTGGTTTTAATTCAGGTGGTTTACCAACGACAACGGTGGTAGAAAATGATTTAGAACAAGCACCATTAGAAACGGTTAGTGCATAAGTTCCTGTTTTTGCCACGTTGATTTTTGAGGTAGTCTCTCCTGTCGTCCATTTGTAAGAAACAGGGAGATTATTGGGGGTAATAGTTGGAGATAGCTCTACGATATTTCCTTCACAGAATTCGTTGGTTGGATTAAAAGTGACTTGAGGTAAGCCGATTACACTCAAATTCAAGGTTCGACTACTATCGCAGCCTAGGGCTGTTTTAAAGTTATCTTTATAAGTTCCGCTGGACGAATACCCCTCATAGATTTCGCCTTGACAAATGGTTTTATTAATAGTAGCGTCTTGTACTTTGGGGGGGACATTAACAACTTTTAGGGCGATTGAAGTACAACGATTAGCGTCTGTTGCGGTTACGGAGTAAACCCCGCTCTCCTCGAATGTATTGGTTGCATTCGTGGGATTTTTTCCGCCAGACCATCTATAAGAAGTGCCGCCACTCGCGGTTAAAACAGTACTTCCACATGATTTTGAGTCTTCGGTTATTTTAACAGGAAAGATAGGAGGTTGAAGCCCCCAAGTGATATTTGTGTAATTCTCGGGTGTATCTGAGAAAATGGTTAAACAGGTAAAAGTGCCAGGAAATAATAATATGGCATAACCTTCTTCCCCAGTGATTGAATAACTACTGACATTTTTGATTCCAGGGCCATTGAAACCGACGACAAAAGGCTCAGAAAAGCGAAGTGTCACGGGGCTATAAACAAAACTGCCTAGGGAAGAAATGAGTAATAGAGGGTTTGTGACTGGTTCAGAAAAACACATGGTTGTTTGTCCCCCTGTACCAGCAACCCACTCTGTTTTGGGAACAGTTGTATTTGGAATGGCCGCAACCCCGCTATAACTGCTAAAATTCTCAAACCCATATATTTTATCCGTAGAACCAAACTCGTAATTGGCGCTCATGGTAACATTTACAGGGCGGCCGTTGACTTGGATAGTGCCAGTGGCTTCTCTTCCTTTAAAGTTACTCCACGTTGCCCAAGAGTAGTCTTGTTTACACTGGGAGAAACAGTGCAAATGAATAAAATACGTAAAAAATAAAACTAGTGTAAATTTCCAACACATCTTCAAACGGTTCATAATCAGCACAATTCAGAAAGGAATTAATTACGACTAGCCATAAATCAACTTCATCGTTTTGCTTAATGAACAGAATATGTTCAGGTTCTGAGAAGAGTATTTATGGATTATTGGCCGTAAAAATAGTTAATCTTACGACGCTTTGCATCCTTTGAAAGTAACATTTTATTTTACGGAAGCGCCCACTAAATATTAAACCAAAACGAAAACTTCACCGCAAAAGGCGTGACATTGGGGTTTTGGCGATAGGTGAGGCGATGAACTGCGTCAACTCTGAGTACCTTAAAAATATTGTCAATGGCATATCCAACCTCTACGTAAGGGGTGTTTCCTAAGCTATTAAATCCAAGGACTGTTTGACCCTGTGCGTTAGTAGGAGCAAGCAGATTCATGTTGGAAGGGTGAATACTGCCATACAAAACTTTTGCATTGGCTAAGAATCGCCATTTAAGCCTTTTGATAGCGGGTAAGCGGTTAAAGAGAAGTCCTTCAAAATTGTGCTCGTATCGTAATTGAAGATAACGGTCGCTCACAAATTCAAAGTAGTTCATCAGGTTAAAGGCATTGTCAACGTAAAAAACTGACTCGTTTCCAAGTGGGGTATATAGTAAAGGATAGGGGAGGGTGGATGGAATATATCCCATGGTGATGTTATAGTTGGAACGCCCCCAAATACCCACTCTAAAGCTTTGTTTAACATTGAGCGACAAGCGATGGTAGCTAAAATCACTGTTGAGAAACTTGCGCAAACCAAGTTGATAACGAAAAACTACCAAAGGCCACTTTTGTGTGCCCAAAGTTAGCCGTTCATTTTCGTTATAAATGAAAATTTCATCTTTACCCCAACGTGTTTCAAAGAATAATTCAGCCGTTTCATAATTACTCTGAATAGGTGACCGATCGCCAAGAGATGGGGCTGTTTTGAACGCAAAAGGATAGATGGGCTGAAAAGTTCGGTGACGTAGCCCAACCGTTTGGGTTAATCCTCTTAATAATTCTCGCTTGAGGTAAGCAGAAGTGATTCCCTCAAAATACCCCCTTCGTACATTTCCCCATTTTGTTAGTGCACCAAATAAAACGTTATTGCCAATCGCTTCAGAGGACAAACCTACGCGTTCGAGGTCATAACTATGGCTAATACCCCCAATGGTCCAGGGTTTTCGACTGAAAATATAATCAACATTAAAATTATATTTCCATTCTTTGTCGAGGGTACCATAGGCCGTCGAACCGCTCAATACCCATTTTCGACTGAAATCTGGGTTGGTTTTGGCTCCAATGCGAATGCGGTGCCCTTCAATCGCATTGTTTGAGTATAGGTATAGAAAAGGACCAACGTCTATGTTGACTTTCGGAATACGTTTATAGCCATTAACAAACATGTTAAATACTTCGATGTATGTACGCATGATTGGTACCTGTTTTACGGAGTCAATGAGCCTATACGCTGTTTGTTCTCCAGCTGTTAGGGGTTCGTGGCGTGCCTTGTCCCAATAATCAGCGGGGTACTCTTTGTAACTTTCTGATAATTCTATGGGATAATCATAAAACTTGGGAGGGTGTGGTTTATTGGGAATAATGTTCCGATTTGAAGTATAAAACTTAACCAACATGCCTGCGGTAGAGTCCGTCAGTTCGGCTACGTCAATAAGTACCCGCGATTTCACTGGCATCCAAGTACTATCGCCAATTTGCTCATATTCTTGTTGTAGTTTTATCTTTTCTACAAAGTTAATATTCGCGCTTTTTCCAACCGACGCATCTATTTGCACCAACGCGTGGCTTAGGGTATCCACCCAAAATGAGCCACTAAAAGCCAAGTCTTGGGGTCGTTTTGGTTCATAATCAATATGATAACACCAATATCCCGCCACAAAGGTGGTATCGATTAAATAATAGTCGTAGGTGTTTTTCCAGCCGTCGGCAATGGGAGAATGGAAATCTTTATCAAGAACACTAAGCCAATTTTGGTAAAAATTATACTGTTGAAAAGAAGATCCAATCATCTGTGAAATCAAGCTGCCGTCTGTCACAGCAATGCCAGATATTTTGGTTTTGAGAATATGTTCTTTCTTTTTTCGAGGGTCTTCGCGGAAATAATAGTTGGAAATGGATTCTGACAAATATATTGGAATAACAGGGCGCCCATCTTCGCCCGCGATTTTATCAAATTGCTCAACAGCGCCTGTGATTTGCTTCATCGCTCTCCGTTTCTTAAAACGTTCTGAGAGATTGTCAACATCCACTTCTATTTTACTGTAACTTTCGTATTCGTACGCTTGGAGTCTATTGGGATTGTGCAATGGTTTTTGCTTAACAACTCTCCTTAAAATGTTATAGGCAGGGTTTTCGCCTGCGTAAACTTTTACTTCTTGAAGTTTAAATTCCGAGCCTTCAAGTTGGAAATCAATGGTTTGAGTGAGTTGATTCGGTACAATTGCTTTCGCTCGTTTTCGATACGACATGGACGAAACCACCAATGAATCACCAATTTGGGTTGTTTTAAGGGTATAAAAACCCTCAAAGTTGGTCGTTACTCCTACCGTTTTTCCTTTGATTGCGACTGCAGCAAAAGGCACTGCTTCACCCGTTTGAGCGTCTGTGATTCTGCCCGAAATGGTGTAGGTTGTTTGGCCAAAACCTTCATTCCAACATAGTAAAATGGAGATGAGTAAGGGAATAGCTTTGTTGATGAATAGATGTTTAATCACTGGTGGGTATGGTTGTTCACGGTCTGGTTTTCTTACAAGGACTCGTTAAAAATAAAAAAGTTTTAACGAATTGTCAATTTTTTGATAGCTCAACCTCTTTTTACGACAAATAGAGGGGGAAGCGTTGCAATTTTCAAAGTTGAATAACGAAAAATCCCTTCGCTGTATTGAGAAGCGAAGGGATTTTTCATAACCTATAGTAAAGCTTCTTTTAGCCTTAATCTTGGCTTTCGTTGTATTCAACGTGCCATGTATGGTCGGCGAGCATGGTCACTTTGGCAATAAAACGGCTAAATTTGTAGGCACGCCCCCATTCATTTGGTGCAACCATTGACAAAACGTCTTTTCCATCTTCCTTTTCATATACATAGTACGTTTCGTTCAAGACGGGTTCAAAATTCATTTGGGCACCGTAAATTCTTTCTGATACATCAACACGTTGACGAAGTTCTTTGGCTTGCTGTGCCAATGTTGCCATTTGCTGATAAATTTGATTAAGTTGGCGCTCGGTCTGTTGACGCATGGCCAACACGGCTTTCCCTTTTGCTTTGCCCATGTCAACAGGCTTAATGACTGCCCCACCGACTGAGTGGGCATAGGCCATGAGTCCAGGGTTTTCAGCTACTTTATCAGGATTTATTGGGTTTTTCTCCATTGGAAAAGAAATTATATTGACTTGCTCTTTAACGTAACAAAATTACATATTGTTTAAAATTTAGAGAGAATAAATAGGGTATATTCTTAAAATTAAATAATTATAGTCGCTAAAAGCAGCTCTAAAATAGATATTTTTTTTGTAAAAACGTATTTAAAAAGATAATATGTATTAATTGAATATGCTTAAATTTTAACCATACAAATAAGCTATTTGAAAATATTTAAAACCATATTGGCACAACGATTGCATACTTTTAGTCCGTAGAAAACGTTACTTTTACGGTTGAAAATCTAACAGTTTAAGAGCAAGCTCTTGAAAGTGAGTTATTTGATGAAAATTAGAAATCGCCTCATTCCTTC contains:
- a CDS encoding MBL fold metallo-hydrolase RNA specificity domain-containing protein, whose product is MKLTFWGASQQVTGSMYLLELENDYRILIDCGSDFESGDRRRALNDTPSPFPNALFPFEAPSINVVLLTHAHIDHSGNIPNLYRDGYEGQVLCTDSTFALTSILLKDAAMLNQKRINELNSADSQRKRKKGKKKELPKDLYLEKQVRQALENFVPLAFNRRFRVSDNVIITFIPAGHLLGAAHIVVEVWENGQKKTIGFSGDVGRKGYPLLIDPATLPPVDFLVCETTYGNRLHEKGISPDLALADVIKRTCVDIPGRLIIPSFSVGRTQALLYTLNKLYNNQQLPPIKVFADSPLAFESSRVYQRNVRMLNREAREFNEENESLFDFENLIYLESTDASRAISNHVEPCIIISSSGMVQGGRVEYHVAQNISNPYCTILLIGYCAEGTLGWRLLNGQTTLRIRGKDEQVLANIEKIDVFSGHGDKEDLLTFVQQQAPAELKKIFLVHGEKPSMDHFKNTLQSVGYENIEIPTKGQTFEL
- a CDS encoding Lrp/AsnC ligand binding domain-containing protein; translated protein: MERNLEIDKIDATDLKILALLLEDAHLAYTEIGKRVHVSGGTVHVRMKKLEQLGIVKGAQLLVDQTKLGWDISAFLGIYLDKSSLYEEVAIELERIPEVVNIHYTTGIYSIFAKIVCRDTEHLRQVLHDKIQKVGGIQRTETFISLEERIARPIPLAE
- a CDS encoding DUF5686 and carboxypeptidase-like regulatory domain-containing protein, which codes for MIKHLFINKAIPLLISILLCWNEGFGQTTYTISGRITDAQTGEAVPFAAVAIKGKTVGVTTNFEGFYTLKTTQIGDSLVVSSMSYRKRAKAIVPNQLTQTIDFQLEGSEFKLQEVKVYAGENPAYNILRRVVKQKPLHNPNRLQAYEYESYSKIEVDVDNLSERFKKRRAMKQITGAVEQFDKIAGEDGRPVIPIYLSESISNYYFREDPRKKKEHILKTKISGIAVTDGSLISQMIGSSFQQYNFYQNWLSVLDKDFHSPIADGWKNTYDYYLIDTTFVAGYWCYHIDYEPKRPQDLAFSGSFWVDTLSHALVQIDASVGKSANINFVEKIKLQQEYEQIGDSTWMPVKSRVLIDVAELTDSTAGMLVKFYTSNRNIIPNKPHPPKFYDYPIELSESYKEYPADYWDKARHEPLTAGEQTAYRLIDSVKQVPIMRTYIEVFNMFVNGYKRIPKVNIDVGPFLYLYSNNAIEGHRIRIGAKTNPDFSRKWVLSGSTAYGTLDKEWKYNFNVDYIFSRKPWTIGGISHSYDLERVGLSSEAIGNNVLFGALTKWGNVRRGYFEGITSAYLKRELLRGLTQTVGLRHRTFQPIYPFAFKTAPSLGDRSPIQSNYETAELFFETRWGKDEIFIYNENERLTLGTQKWPLVVFRYQLGLRKFLNSDFSYHRLSLNVKQSFRVGIWGRSNYNITMGYIPSTLPYPLLYTPLGNESVFYVDNAFNLMNYFEFVSDRYLQLRYEHNFEGLLFNRLPAIKRLKWRFLANAKVLYGSIHPSNMNLLAPTNAQGQTVLGFNSLGNTPYVEVGYAIDNIFKVLRVDAVHRLTYRQNPNVTPFAVKFSFWFNI
- a CDS encoding gliding motility-associated C-terminal domain-containing protein; translation: MSANYEFGSTDKIYGFENFSSYSGVAAIPNTTVPKTEWVAGTGGQTTMCFSEPVTNPLLLISSLGSFVYSPVTLRFSEPFVVGFNGPGIKNVSSYSITGEEGYAILLFPGTFTCLTIFSDTPENYTNITWGLQPPIFPVKITEDSKSCGSTVLTASGGTSYRWSGGKNPTNATNTFEESGVYSVTATDANRCTSIALKVVNVPPKVQDATINKTICQGEIYEGYSSSGTYKDNFKTALGCDSSRTLNLSVIGLPQVTFNPTNEFCEGNIVELSPTITPNNLPVSYKWTTGETTSKINVAKTGTYALTVSNGACSKSFSTTVVVGKPPELKPNETLCFSSPSMVLDAGALGTNTYSYFWASSNTTNPQVTIFQPGTYTVKVSTLGGGCVTSKTITVLPTPQVDLGLDKITCEGEAVTLRPNVNASGGSINYSWSNGSTGIETRVSQSGQYILTATQGPCAGRDTIIVRNHPLPNIAREVTTCNEKPLFAAENDDSDLTYLWDSGETTRSIQAQPDGIYRVKVTNQFGCSLLRTITVSGPCNPRFYVPDIFTPNADGVNDSFKAIMVGGEIVSLTVYNRWGHPVYFEQSKDPQWDGTFKDAAAPNGSYVYLLQYKIQNSESISEFRGAILLER
- a CDS encoding DUF2452 domain-containing protein, encoding MEKNPINPDKVAENPGLMAYAHSVGGAVIKPVDMGKAKGKAVLAMRQQTERQLNQIYQQMATLAQQAKELRQRVDVSERIYGAQMNFEPVLNETYYVYEKEDGKDVLSMVAPNEWGRAYKFSRFIAKVTMLADHTWHVEYNESQD
- a CDS encoding DUF819 domain-containing protein, translated to MLLLTVFTSDAVVLGLLFIILAGVFYTANLKHPLWTKFYAIFPPLLLCYFIPGVLNSFKIISGEESKLYSVVSQYFLPACLVYFTLGMDFKAVVRLGPKALLVFLAGTLGVMLGGPIAVAIVKTFAPEVVGGSGSDAVWRGLSTIAGSWIGGGANQTALKEVFQPSDRLFSQVIAVDVIVAEIWMAVLIYGAGKAAKIDYYFKADATAIDELKTKLELEHKISQRIPTLNDLMMIAAVGFGATAFAHFVADLVAPCLKLNYPSLERFSLTSSFFWVVSVVTFLGILLSFTRLRQLEFAGASKIGSLFLYVLVATIGMKMDIFAVAENPGLFLVGILWMTIHVMVTLLVAKWLRAPFFFTAVGSQANVGGAASAPVVAAAFHPSLASVGVLLAILGYALGTYGGYLTGLMMQWVAE